In Phycisphaerae bacterium, the genomic stretch TTGAATCAGACCACCGGGAATGATCCGGTTGAAGGTCAGCCCGTCGTAGAACCGCTGCTCGACGAGCTCGATGAAGTTCTGAACATGGTTCGGAGCTTCTTCGTAGTAGAACCGCATCCTCATCTTGCCGAAGCTGGTCGTGAACACAGCTTGCCTTTGAGGCAGAACCTGAATCTGCAGCGGCGGCGACTCGACCGCCCCCTCATACGGACGCCAGACCAGCGTGTATTTGCCGGGGCGTCGAAGAGAATCATAGTACTGGCTCATCTCCAGCCGTACACCGACCGATCCGTGCGGAGCCAGTTGAATGGCCGGCACCAGACCGCGGGGCGAAACCGACACCGAGGTGTCAAACGCGTCGCCATGAACGTCGCGGATGGAAAGCCCTGAGAAACCCACGCCGCTGAACACGTGAGCCGTGGGCAATCCCATAAGCGGAGCACCCGCCCCTTCGCTCGTGGTCCTGGGAATCTGCAGACTGACCGGCGCCGTCGTCAGGTTGGTGAGGATGAAGTCGATCCACACTTCCCGCCCGGCTTGAACCAGCGGCCGGTCCGTCCGGAGCCAGGCCGCGATGATCGGCGCAGGCTGAGTCGCCGGGCCGCGGGCCTCCTCCTTGCCCGTGGCCTCACCCAACCCGAAGGCCGTCGTCGCCGCCGCGATTCCCAATAGGTAGATCCAGGTTCGCATGCAAGCTGTCTCTCAGGCCCAGTCCGCTGATAACCTCATGATGCATCGAATCTTACAGACG encodes the following:
- a CDS encoding peptidylprolyl isomerase, whose translation is MRTWIYLLGIAAATTAFGLGEATGKEEARGPATQPAPIIAAWLRTDRPLVQAGREVWIDFILTNLTTAPVSLQIPRTTSEGAGAPLMGLPTAHVFSGVGFSGLSIRDVHGDAFDTSVSVSPRGLVPAIQLAPHGSVGVRLEMSQYYDSLRRPGKYTLVWRPYEGAVESPPLQIQVLPQRQAVFTTSFGKMRMRFYYEEAPNHVQNFIELVEQRFYDGLTFNRIIPGGLIQGGDPRGDRRGVRSDGKRLVAEFSNIPFELGTVGMARSMRDPDSASCQFFICLGRQPSFDGNQTAFGYLVGDESFETLRKMAAIPVGNDDRPREPVYIQAISLENMPLKEWDRDTSPRAIGGNTRSATTRPSGLSKLGPQGAAGSAMAGAKSDDGKVGPSPVRPRPADSQPANPARK